The sequence CGTAATTTGGAGGAAGTCCATTTGCTGAGAGGAGATGTGCTCTGAACTTATTCTTGAGAGAATCATGTGTTTTTTGgcacaatattatttttccaactGTAATGAATTTGCAAGCGTACTGGCCACATACGAGGCAGAAgaatatattgtatataataaGAAACCATAAGAAAGGTAGAACTAAAACAAAGACAGGCAACAAAGGCTTTAAATTAGAGTCAAAACTACACGCAACTAAAAAGGTCTGGAAATGCATGAACCATCTCTAGAAAATACATAACAACGCTGATAACACTGAAGAAAGCAACCATCAGAAGGAGGGATAGAGAGTGGAAAACAGTACTGCCTTGATCTTTTTGGGTTTGGGATCAGGTGTCATTATGTGGTGTTTAGCcagtgaattttgttttgtcactTACGGAACTATACATCAAAGAGTCTCTTGCTACGTCTTCCAGTGTAGCATAAAACTTGAAAATTGTAGCTTTACCtatatgtttcttttcataaatCTATGTGTGATTGTGATGTGAAATAGAATAGCTAGCAGTAAAAGCTTACTTAGATGTTGGTCCAATCTCAAAACACTACTTCCCATCATGAACTACCAGTACTGAAAGACTACCATCTATTTATCTACCTTTTTATCAGGTTTAAGGTGTAGAACAGCCACCACATAACAGAGACAACCATTGCATAATTACATTTAAGGCATAGTTTTGGTATTCAATTAGTTGCATCATCCCTTTTCAGAGGGATTATTTGAAGTGCTTTGGCTATTCTCTCAGCAATAGCTCGACTACTTGCTGCAATTATTCTTCGAGACATCAAGTCAAATGGTccacctaaaaataaaaacaagcaaagtaaCTATCTTATGGCTGGAGAAAAATTAGAAGTTGGTAAGAAAAtgagcagttaaaaaaaaaaaaaaaaggcataaatgATTCAGGACCAAGTTCTGCTCCTggataaaaatgcatttaactcTAAAGAAATAGTATATGAACTATATTTAAGTTTTCTTCAGTAtgtttactgccttttttttttccaggtactTAGCCAAGAGGGTAAAAGGTTGCATTGTagattaagaaaattaaattgagTCTCTCCATTAACTGGATGAGAACTCTTGTTCAGTAGTTGTAACTCAGATGATTGAAAAACCTCTCTGCCATTTCAGCTGTCTTTTGCTCCAAATTAGCTATTTAAAAGGATGACAGAGTATCATGCATTCCCCCTGTATTTACCTGATACATCTAGGAGAACACCACCTGCTTCAGTAATAATGATTCCAGCCCCTGCCATATCCCAGCAGTGAATCCCCATTTCATAATAGGCATCAGCTCCACCCGTTGCCACAAGGCACATGTTCACAGCTGCTGTACCAACAGCTCTAATCCTAAAGGAGACATAGTTGGTTTTTAGTTGAGAACAGTTTGTAAGAAAGTCACAATGTCTGTGTACACAGCACAGAACACAAAAGCATCATATGCAAATGAAGTGAGATAGAGAAAATGCGATTGAATGCTGCAGTGAAACAAGTATGTGGAACTAAAGtcccaattatttttttagtagcTTGAACAGCTCTGTGAGTATAGCAAATTTCCAGAAATAACATGtataaatttcattaaataatttggtttagagcaaaaataaatcttgaataACTTCTTAACCTAAAAAACATATTATGGAAGATACCTACCCATGAAACAATAAGAGATATTGTACTTTACTTTTTGAATACAAGAATTCAGGTTGAGGGCATATTGTTCTCTAACTGCAAAAGCAGTTACTTCAGTTTTTCTGGAGATGCTCAGTACGCATGTTTGACTTGCAAAATATACTAGCAGCAGTaatcataaaaattaaattacatagTATAAATTCAGTCTGGATAGCGATCAAAGCATTGTTGGAGTTCCAAATAccaatttcttttggaaatgttgATGTAATTAATAAGCGACTTGTACAAATAATTATAATCACCAgtaaaatttacattaaaatgtaactGTACAGCTTCTTGCTGCGACTTGCTAAGCAACTTAAATTTActttaatatatttactttttagaaGTAAAATACCAAAGTTGAACCGAAAACACTACTAAAACGTATTCCCTACTTGTAATTTAACATATATTCTTTAACAACATCAGGAACCTTTTGAAAGTACAAACCGTCCAAATGTTAGATGTTAAAACAAGAATCCTGAGAATCTCAGCATAGAACTACAAATGCTTTTAGATTAGAAATGTGAGTAGAATTCATTGAACAACAGAAAACTGTCTACTGAAACTAcctttttacaaaataatttgtggAAATATAGGCTTCAGCTTATCTGTAAAAGAGCGAACATGGAATGCACTGAAGTAAGACCAGTTTGTAGGTAATTTAAATTACTTCAACAAATTCAAAACACTGATatagcactgaaataaaaaaagggagatCTACTTTTGtcttctatattaaaaaaaataaaaaatgatagtCATAACTACTGGGAAAGAGAACTAAAACCTAATACAGCTGCTTTAATCTAACATAACTGCTCCAGTTTTACTCCATGTGTATgtcaaaataatgcattttttttaacctacaaAATACAGTACTTTTTAGTCCTGCAAACCCAAGTATGCTTCAGTTCTCACTACTATCTGATTGTTAGGGTTTTCTTATCTGTGTCCCAGCCTGAAAAAAAGTTGCAACACACTTAGTTTCTCTGCAGAAGCTACTAGACAATAACATTTAGATCACATTTCACTTTTGCGTTGTTATATGGAATGTAACTGACCCATCCTAAAAATGACAGTATATAGCACTATCAGTAAAGatcaaaaataaacagtatcTTACCCATGAATAGGAATACTGAGAAGTCTTTCCATGttagaaagaattatttttatagtctCTGGATCACGATTAGATCCCAATTCTGTTACTACAAGGGATTTTGTGAtgtctggaaaagaaattaaaaaaaattacttttccaaCAGTACAACTTGGTTACTTAATTACAGTTATTATGCAGGTTAAACTTGAACAGAGTTTATGTCGTTGCTTTCTTATACAACGAAATAACAGTAAAGTATTTTAGTgttaatattatatatactgGATGTAAGTATCTTTTTCTACAGGTACAAGGGCaggataaaattaaataaagccaACAAAGCTTGAGATGGTTCAACTGTGTACATCCATTAATTTATGccatttattaaattaaattctacTGCTAGAAAAAGTTTTaacagttttcagatttttaaaagccccCCATTTTACgtgtggattttgttttgcatacGGTATAGTATACTACAGTGACACTAATTTACACCCATGCTAGTTCACACCTGGAAgaagtcaatttttttttttttttgatagatttGTTACAGTTTCTAAAGAACAAATGCAGAGTGATTAGACGCatagggaataaaataaataattacgaaaaaaaaacaaagacacacaAGGAATAAGATCTTCAACCGCTGACTGCTGATCTTGCAAAGATCATAAGCACAATAAATGCGTAAAAGAGAACATAAAAGGTGTTTCTCAAACTTGAACAACCCATAGTCAAAAAAGCCtatctttgcaaagaaaaacatggatATATTCAAGTTTTTTAGCACAAGCCTAAAAGTGTGGAGGCatcactttcaaaataaatggaattattattagaaaaaaataaaattaaaaataaaaaactttgtTCCACTTACCTTGTTGGCCTGATACTTGCAGTTTCTGACCATTGCAAAAtgcaccttttccttttctggcaGTATACATCTTGTCTTCTACACAACTATACACAATTCCAAACTCTATCTGCAAGATAAAGATACCTTAAGGttggtgcctttttttcccccttcctttcttcctatttaatgtaaaaataagaatCTTAGTAATAACTAGAAACaagaaattaattgcttttgCTTGATTAgataataagtaataaaaagtaTACCTTTTTGTTTACAACAAAGCCAATTGAAACTGCCACAAACGGAAacctacaaaacaaaatatttcactaattTATAGTGAGATACTATACTTTTATTACCATGCTTATGCTTAACAAAAATGATGCTTGCTTAAATGtaacatatttgaaaaagaaacacgGGAAACGTAGGAAACACTGGTTTTCTGGGATTTGCACCATTTACTACAAAAATAGACTCAACAACACTATTTACCACTGCAAATACCAACTTTTCCACTCACTGAAGTTAGGCACATTGCATCTGGGCTTAGGGACTGTTACTATTTTACAGCCAAAGAACACAAGGAAGCCTCTATGCTACTAACAGTTGTTTTTAGAGGGAACAAACTGTCTGGCCAAAATGGTCTCATCAGAATAAGCAAGTcatctccccttcctcccctctctaTCAAAGCAATACAGAAGATATTGATATGAGAAGGGAgaatgcagaggaaagaaggaaggcagTGCAAGTGTATACAACATAATGGGCTGCTTCCCAGTGTTGCTAAGTCTTTTAACGGTCTaccaattttttaattttattttacaatttatgGTTCCAAAGAATTTGCTTTAATTATCCTCTGCAAAATTACAGACTtaagttcttttcttttgcagctttATAAACATGTTATTTAGTAGGATTCAAGACCAGTTTAAAGCTGTGGCCCACACAGTAACAGTCATTTCAAAATGAGAATCGAGTATGTTCAGAAAAGCTCACCAGTGCCAAAATTTAGCATGTTTCAAAGTTGAGGGAATAGGCAATTGTCATTACCCTGAAATTACAGTCATCACCCTAATGAAAAATACCACTAGGCAGTCACTGTTGataattctgctttcttttatgGCAGCAGCTCATAGTTCTCAGTGAATTTGTGATTTGTTAGAAATCAGCACTGGGAACTGTTATTGCCTCTCACCAAAACCTCTCTGAAGATGCAACTCAGAATTCTGACTCATGCtgctttacttttaaaaatctgttcatCTATCTTTGGCACCTGTGCCAAAAGATAATGAACCAGCACTGTACGGGTCTCACGTGGAATTTCTGCTCTTGGTTACAGTGAGACTACCATAATCATCACAGAAGTACAAAAATGGTAACAGGAGGTTTGGACAATGTCTCTCAGTAAATTCCAAGAACCAATTTGTAACCATTAACAATTACACGATATctcttttaaaactatttaaaagttaaaaagtgTTACTTTcctgaaactgaagaaagaaaagtgtttatCAGTTAAGCAGCTAACATAAAAACAAGGAAGGTAAACCTGTGTACGAAGTTGGTAGTTCCATCAATAGGGTCTATAATCCATGTGGGGTTATCTGTTAAAAtgctgccctccccagcagcaacAGATTCTTCTCCGATGAAGCTGAAGTagcaaatgcattaaaaagatACAAAGAGATTGTTTAAAAAGTCTGAGTCACTGTATTGTCCTTGAAATTACAATTCTTAAAGTGAGATGGAGGTTTTTGCACCATCAGTGCAATACGTAAGAAGCTGAGAAATGCAGAACTTAGCTGGAAAGCACCAACTGCATCTGACCAAGCTTGCATTGAAATTTGTAATGTAAGAAATGAACCTCAAATGTGGGGAAATAAACATTATGTTTTAATATCCCTTACCAGAATTTACCATTAAGAACACttaagttttcatattttttccagtaacgAAATCATTCATTTTTGGCTAGAATACTTGCATCTATTTATACCTTTCAGTTACTTTGTGCTATAAAGCACAGGGTTTTGCCTGTATTTTAACTGAAGAAAGCTACTGTGGTCAAGTACCGGTGGTTAGACCGCTGCTGTAACTGCTAGTCTGATTTCAACCCAAATACGACAGAAAGTTACAGAGTCTcagaactgtttatttttacaagttCTGTGAAAAAGGTAACTTGGTAAAGGTATGAATTCCAAATCAGAGCTCTTCCTGAAGAAGAGCATAGTGCATGatcaaactaaaatattttaaaatgtttatcagCGTCATAGAAGCTTATTTCATGGCTATTACACACATCTGTAAGCTTAAACTGATTTGGTCAGGTTACTGACATCTTTCATCACTTTAGTTCTTCTAGCCCCATACATATTATGTTTCACATATACTGCTACATTAAGAAAATTTCCAGGGAAATCCAAGAAAAATTAGcaaatctgttaaaaaatacagaaattagtATTTTGTAGGATAGACTCCCAGTTACGCAGAATCAGAAGAGCCTGCCTTCTTTCAGGGACATCTGATTTTCTACACTATATAAGATTTGCCAGAGGTACACCCAGTACCATGGAAGCCATCCAGCTTGGACTGTGAGTGTATGCTAGTTTCAACAGCCAACAGCAAGAAATTTGGTGCCTTGGGGCCACCCTTGATTCTCCAACATAAACCATCAAGAAGTTATTTACAGCTGGCTCAGTCTGAAGCATCTCTCAGCATGAGCCTTGAGCAGGGCTAAACTTATGTCACTAGACATATGTGGATGCCCTGTTTTGTTACTATATTTCTCTAACTTAATGACAAAATTAGTGAGCAATTAATTTagaagaatttggaaaaaaatacttctttaaaaCACTTAATATATTAAGACTAAGGGAGATTTCTATAATTTTCCAGCATGACAATGATAATGAAATTTTACCAACCAAAGTCATACGTTTTCCATTTTGTCACCTCTTTACTTCTAACAAAAATGTACTGATGAGAAGCCATACCTGTGAGAAGGATACTTTTCTTTtatcaaagaaataatgaagcTTTCTACTTTTTGATCAGTTTCAGTCACTAGATCTACAGGTGAACTTTTAGTCataatggatttttcttctttgagtGCTCCACAGATTATCTGTTAAcaaatggagagaagaaaaaaaaaaaaaaaaagctttcttcattAGCAGTacaaaaaattagttttcataAGAATTTGAGCATCATTGCCATAACCATAGCGTTCTGTACTGCGCATACGAAAACACAAACAGTGACAAAACCTGGATTTAATTGCAGGAGCTGCGACTCACcattgcatttttctccagtCCCTATTTTGCACAAACTTCTACATGACCTTTACACTGGTACATGAAGTTGAGCTTTATTTTGTTAGAACAAGTAGTGaatttatgaatttaaataCCACAGTGTTGAATGAAACACTTAGGACTGAGATTACATCATGCATTTTTAAGTAGGCCTTGCATTTATGATCTTAAAATTGTCAGAATCAGCTTGAATAAGTACCCATGCCTCACAGCCcagaaaatgattttactgTAATTTAGAAAGTTTTTCTGGAGGAAGACTTTAATAGGACAACATTCTGCAGAGTTTACACCTGCAGGGGACAGAATTAGTATATGGACCATCTTCTCTGGCTGCAAACAGATGTACCAAACAACCACCACGAATAACTGAACATTTGCTAACCACACTTACGACAAGGGTGTGTTGAAATGTGGAAGCTATTTCTTGTTCTAAGCCATCTGAGACTGAGAAACAGTAAAGTACTGCCACTTCTTTCTTACAGATGTATAACAGTCTtcataaagagaaaacaatatgATATCTTGTGCCAACAAAACAAGACACCACTGTATAAAGCTGACTGAGGTGTTCACAAAAAAGACTGTCAACAGCTTTTAAGTGCTCAAAAAGTAGGGGGGACGGTATGGATTAAGGGATAAAACAGATGCTCTTTGTTTATCACtattcagaaattattattttttttaaagacctacttaagaaataaaagatactCCTTAGTCTTTATCAGCCTCTGGTCCAAAGAAAGatgcaaaattgtttttttgaattaatcaatctgaaaacataaaagacGCTCTAATCTTGAGTTTGAATATCATTGAACAAttgtgctatttaaaaaaaaaaaactcctcaGAAGAATATCTCAACAACAAAGCTACATACACAGCTTcaataaataacattattaGTTATACATAGTTTATCCTtacctccccagcttttcttgCTAAAGTAACTGCATAATCCATACATTCTTGCCAAGGATCCGCCATGTTTTCTTTGATATATAAACCTACCAAAAGGACATTGGTAAAAATTATTATgactttaaacttttttttttttttttttaataaattccaCTTCTTTTACTCCCCCTGTTCTGGACTGCAATGTTTTCTCCTGAATACAGAATACAGAAGTATGTCCTTGTCTTTACCctagaaaaatgaatttcaaaaatatgaaaatttttgTGTAAGTTACACGATGTTTTCTACACTTTGTGATTATAAAGGTGTAACATAAAAACATTATCAAGTACAGAACCTCAAAAGACAGTGCATATACGGGATTCTACATTTAGATACTGCTTTGAAAAGTAAGTGTGGTTACAGACAAGCACATTTTTAGATACAGTGTACAACCCAGGgtctgtttgtttaaaaatagtaGAATCTTCACTGTAATTTACTACAAGACTGTTGACACACAGCTTAGTCTATTTTTAAGTGTGGTTTAAATGAATGTAACTACCCCAAATTAGAAGGGAATAACCCccccaatttattttttgatgtttattCTGCTATGCTTTTAGACTTTTATTCCAAACACAAATATGAAATGGTTTTGATTCTACGTAAAAAAGCAGGATCCCACAgtcattttaaagtattatctATGTTTTTGAGcattattaaataatacaaaCTACTACTAATTCATGCATGTCTATCTGGCACAAGCTAGGTGAAATACAAATCTGCATATCATACATTGCGTCTGACACACCCACCACAGAACCACAAGTTCATTCGATGCCACAAGGGCATTCTGAACTTTGcaggtttgtttccttttt comes from Aythya fuligula isolate bAytFul2 chromosome 2, bAytFul2.pri, whole genome shotgun sequence and encodes:
- the IMPA1 gene encoding inositol monophosphatase 1; protein product: MADPWQECMDYAVTLARKAGEIICGALKEEKSIMTKSSPVDLVTETDQKVESFIISLIKEKYPSHSFIGEESVAAGEGSILTDNPTWIIDPIDGTTNFVHRFPFVAVSIGFVVNKKIEFGIVYSCVEDKMYTARKGKGAFCNGQKLQVSGQQDITKSLVVTELGSNRDPETIKIILSNMERLLSIPIHGIRAVGTAAVNMCLVATGGADAYYEMGIHCWDMAGAGIIITEAGGVLLDVSGGPFDLMSRRIIAASSRAIAERIAKALQIIPLKRDDATN